The following are from one region of the Microbacterium paraoxydans genome:
- the zwf gene encoding glucose-6-phosphate dehydrogenase, whose translation MSVPISRGHNPLRDPDDRRLNRIAGPSALVIFGVTGDLSRKKLMPAVYDLANRGLLPPGFALVGFARRDWEDQDFAQVVYDAVKQHARTPFREETWTQLLQGIRFVSGEFDNPDSFRKLRETVEKLDVERGTMGNHAYYLSIPPKDFPLVAKQLKDSGLVGEDADDDERWRRVVIEKPFGHDLESARALNAALEVAFPADSIFRIDHYLGKETVQNILALRFANELYEPIWNRNYVDHVQITMAEDIGVGGRAGYYDGIGAARDVIQNHLLQLLALTAMEEPISLSAEHLRAEKEKVLAAVHVPEDLSLATARGQYAGGWQGGEKVTGFLDEEGMNPESTTETYAAIKLEIDTRRWAGVPFYLRTGKRLGRRVTEIAVVFNRAPQHLFGRGNASELGQNALVIRVQPDEGVTIRFGSKVPGNGTNVRDVTMDFGYGHAFTEASPEAYERLILDVLLGDPPLFPRHEEVELSWKILDPVEKYWAAQGGPVEQYAPGSWGPASADDLLARDGRVWRRP comes from the coding sequence ATGTCTGTACCCATCTCGCGCGGGCACAACCCGCTGCGCGACCCCGACGATCGTCGTCTCAACAGGATCGCGGGGCCCAGCGCCCTCGTGATCTTCGGCGTGACGGGTGATCTGTCCCGCAAGAAGCTCATGCCGGCGGTCTACGATCTCGCGAACCGGGGGCTCCTGCCCCCGGGCTTCGCGCTCGTGGGCTTCGCCCGCCGCGACTGGGAGGACCAGGACTTCGCCCAGGTTGTCTACGACGCGGTGAAGCAGCATGCCCGCACGCCGTTCCGCGAGGAGACCTGGACGCAGCTGCTCCAGGGCATCCGGTTCGTCTCCGGCGAGTTCGACAACCCCGACTCCTTCCGCAAGCTGCGGGAGACCGTCGAGAAGCTCGACGTGGAACGCGGGACCATGGGCAACCACGCCTACTATCTCTCGATCCCGCCGAAGGACTTCCCGCTCGTCGCGAAGCAGCTCAAGGACTCGGGGCTCGTGGGCGAGGACGCGGACGACGACGAGCGCTGGCGGCGCGTCGTCATCGAGAAGCCGTTCGGGCACGACCTCGAGTCGGCGCGCGCTCTCAACGCAGCCCTCGAGGTGGCGTTCCCCGCCGACTCGATCTTCCGCATCGACCACTACCTCGGCAAGGAGACGGTGCAGAACATCCTCGCGCTGCGCTTCGCGAACGAGCTGTACGAGCCGATCTGGAACCGCAACTACGTCGACCACGTGCAGATCACGATGGCCGAGGACATCGGCGTCGGCGGTCGTGCCGGGTACTACGACGGGATCGGCGCCGCCCGCGACGTCATCCAGAACCACCTGCTCCAGCTCCTCGCGCTCACGGCGATGGAGGAGCCCATCAGCCTCTCCGCGGAGCATCTGCGGGCCGAGAAGGAGAAGGTCCTCGCCGCGGTGCACGTGCCGGAGGATCTCTCCCTCGCCACGGCGCGCGGACAGTACGCCGGCGGCTGGCAGGGCGGTGAGAAGGTCACCGGCTTCCTCGACGAGGAGGGGATGAACCCCGAGTCGACGACGGAGACCTACGCGGCCATCAAGCTGGAGATCGACACCCGACGCTGGGCCGGCGTGCCGTTCTACCTGCGGACGGGCAAGCGCCTCGGCCGTCGCGTGACGGAGATCGCCGTGGTGTTCAACCGTGCGCCGCAGCACCTGTTCGGCCGCGGCAACGCCTCGGAGCTCGGGCAGAACGCCCTCGTGATCCGCGTCCAGCCCGACGAGGGCGTGACGATCCGCTTCGGCTCGAAGGTGCCGGGCAACGGCACGAACGTCCGCGACGTGACGATGGACTTCGGCTACGGCCACGCGTTCACGGAGGCGAGCCCGGAGGCGTACGAGCGTCTGATCCTCGACGTCCTCCTGGGCGACCCTCCGCTGTTCCCGCGGCATGAGGAGGTCGAGCTCTCCTGGAAGATCCTCGACCCGGTGGAGAAGTACTGGGCCGCCCAGGGCGGTCCGGTGGAGCAGTACGCGCCCGGCTCGTGGGGACCGGCCTCGGCCGA